One window from the genome of Haladaptatus paucihalophilus DX253 encodes:
- a CDS encoding DUF7503 family protein — protein sequence MSQKDAVRGKLADHPRLLGVLFTLSLLVLQFGTVLAGSGANSGP from the coding sequence ATGTCGCAAAAAGACGCGGTACGTGGAAAACTGGCAGATCACCCCCGATTGCTCGGCGTCCTGTTCACCCTCAGCTTGCTGGTGCTGCAGTTCGGAACGGTACTCGCGGGGAGTGGGGCAAACTCCGGGCCGTAA